Proteins found in one Seonamhaeicola sp. S2-3 genomic segment:
- a CDS encoding Glu/Leu/Phe/Val dehydrogenase dimerization domain-containing protein has product MKKLLKRYENKKPEIVFNWKDSKTDAEGWVVINSLRGGAAGGGTRMRKGLDMNEVLSLAKTMEIKFTVSGPAIGGAKSGINFDPTDSRKKGVLERWYAAVSPLLKSYYGTGGDLNVDETHEVIPITEASGVWHPQEGVFNGHFKPTEADKINRIGQLRQGVIKVIENPIYSPDVSRKYTVADMITGFGVAEAVKHYYNIYGGQVEGKRAVVQGFGNVGSAAAFYLAQMGVKIVGIIDSNGGLINEEGFSFNDICHFFLSKKGNILATENLIPFEEANERIWSIKTEIFAPCAASRLITIHQIDEMINSGLEVISCGANVPFADKEIFFGPIMEHTDHRVSLIPDFISNCGMARVFAYFMERKVQMTDEAIFNDTSNTIKEAIKKVYSKNPSKTGVSATAFEIALNQLI; this is encoded by the coding sequence ATGAAAAAATTATTAAAAAGATACGAAAACAAGAAACCAGAAATAGTTTTTAATTGGAAAGATTCCAAAACAGATGCAGAAGGATGGGTTGTTATAAACTCTTTAAGAGGAGGTGCAGCTGGTGGCGGAACACGCATGAGAAAGGGTTTAGATATGAATGAAGTGTTGTCATTAGCAAAAACCATGGAGATAAAATTTACAGTGTCGGGTCCAGCAATAGGTGGCGCCAAATCTGGAATTAATTTTGACCCAACAGATTCACGTAAAAAAGGCGTGTTAGAGCGTTGGTACGCTGCTGTTTCTCCGTTATTGAAAAGTTATTATGGCACTGGTGGCGATTTGAATGTAGATGAAACACATGAAGTTATACCAATAACTGAAGCAAGTGGCGTTTGGCACCCACAAGAAGGTGTTTTTAATGGCCATTTTAAACCCACCGAAGCCGACAAGATTAATAGAATTGGACAATTAAGACAAGGTGTAATAAAAGTTATTGAAAACCCCATTTACTCGCCAGACGTTTCTAGAAAATATACTGTAGCAGATATGATTACAGGTTTTGGTGTAGCAGAAGCTGTAAAACACTATTATAATATCTATGGAGGCCAAGTTGAAGGTAAACGTGCTGTTGTTCAGGGATTTGGAAATGTAGGTAGTGCAGCCGCTTTTTATCTAGCTCAAATGGGAGTGAAAATAGTAGGTATAATTGATTCAAATGGAGGGCTTATTAATGAGGAAGGTTTTTCGTTTAATGATATTTGTCATTTTTTTCTATCCAAAAAGGGTAATATTTTAGCAACCGAAAACTTGATACCGTTTGAAGAGGCCAATGAAAGAATTTGGTCTATTAAAACCGAAATTTTCGCACCTTGTGCGGCATCACGTTTAATTACTATTCATCAAATAGATGAAATGATTAATAGTGGATTGGAAGTGATTTCTTGTGGTGCAAATGTGCCTTTTGCAGACAAAGAAATTTTCTTTGGACCCATTATGGAACATACAGATCATCGGGTTAGTTTAATTCCCGATTTTATTTCAAACTGCGGAATGGCAAGAGTATTTGCCTATTTCATGGAACGAAAAGTACAAATGACAGACGAAGCAATTTTTAACGATACATCAAATACAATTAAAGAAGCTATTAAAAAAGTGTATAGTAAAAACCCTTCAAAAACAGGGGTTAGTGCTACAGCTTTTGAAATAGCATTAAATCAACTTATTTAA